The Elusimicrobiaceae bacterium genome includes a region encoding these proteins:
- the hydG gene encoding [FeFe] hydrogenase H-cluster radical SAM maturase HydG, which yields MIIDDEKLQRTLEKAASYTDDKVTDILHKAKELKGISLEEAAVLLNVTDGKLLQQIFDTAKYVKEAIYGNRIVLFAPLYISNICTNECVYCAFRRSNKTLKRHASTMDEIHQEVTELLKQGHKRILMVAGEAYPGGGLQYVYDSIKAIYDTTWNGQNIRRVNVNIAPLTLEEFAELKKCGIGTFQVFQETYHQDTYKKLHLAGKKADYQFRLDVMDRALQAGMNDVGIGPLLGLYDYKYEILATLEHSFHLDRTYGVGPHTISVPRIEPAEGSDFSLHPPHMPSDTDFKKIVAVLRLAVPYTGIIMSTREKPEMRNACLELGVSQISAASRVNPGGYSYDKENGSQFTLTDNRSLAEVIDAVVDAKHMPSFCTGCYRLGRVGKDFMDMAKPGLIKKHCLPNAMFTFAEYLEDFAPAPLKQKGYALIHSTAQEAFAEGTAIRKLIDDNLTKIKNGKRDLYF from the coding sequence ATGATTATAGATGATGAAAAACTACAACGAACCTTGGAAAAAGCCGCCTCTTATACAGACGACAAGGTGACGGATATTTTACATAAAGCCAAAGAATTAAAAGGCATTTCCTTAGAAGAAGCCGCCGTACTGCTCAACGTAACCGACGGGAAACTGTTACAACAGATTTTTGATACCGCTAAATACGTCAAAGAAGCCATTTACGGCAACCGTATCGTCTTATTTGCACCGCTGTATATTTCTAATATTTGCACCAATGAATGTGTGTATTGCGCCTTCCGCCGCAGTAACAAAACGCTCAAACGCCATGCCAGCACGATGGACGAAATTCATCAGGAAGTAACCGAACTATTAAAACAAGGGCACAAACGTATTTTAATGGTCGCGGGCGAGGCCTATCCGGGTGGCGGTTTGCAATACGTGTATGACAGCATTAAAGCTATTTACGACACGACTTGGAACGGACAAAATATCCGCCGCGTCAATGTAAACATTGCCCCGCTGACGTTAGAGGAATTTGCCGAGTTAAAAAAATGCGGCATTGGCACGTTCCAAGTCTTCCAAGAAACCTATCATCAAGACACCTATAAAAAATTGCATTTGGCCGGCAAAAAAGCCGACTATCAATTCCGCCTGGACGTTATGGACCGTGCGTTGCAAGCCGGTATGAATGACGTGGGCATTGGGCCGTTACTGGGACTATATGACTATAAATATGAAATTTTAGCCACCTTGGAACACTCCTTTCATTTAGACCGCACCTACGGCGTGGGCCCACACACGATTTCCGTGCCGCGTATTGAGCCGGCAGAAGGATCTGACTTTAGTCTACATCCGCCGCATATGCCGTCTGATACTGATTTTAAAAAGATCGTGGCGGTCTTGCGTTTAGCGGTTCCGTACACAGGTATTATTATGAGTACGCGCGAAAAACCGGAAATGCGCAATGCCTGTTTGGAACTGGGCGTATCGCAAATTTCTGCCGCGTCCCGCGTCAACCCGGGCGGCTACTCGTATGACAAAGAAAACGGAAGCCAATTTACTTTAACCGACAACCGCAGTTTGGCAGAAGTCATTGATGCGGTGGTGGATGCCAAACACATGCCGTCTTTCTGTACCGGATGCTACCGTCTGGGCCGCGTCGGAAAAGATTTTATGGATATGGCTAAACCCGGACTGATTAAAAAACATTGTCTGCCCAATGCCATGTTCACGTTTGCGGAATATTTGGAAGATTTTGCCCCGGCTCCGCTTAAACAAAAGGGCTACGCGCTGATTCACAGCACCGCCCAAGAGGCCTTTGCCGAGGGAACGGCTATTCGCAAACTAATTGACGATAATTTAACTAAAATCAAAAACGGAAAAAGAGATCTGTATTTTTAG
- a CDS encoding prepilin-type N-terminal cleavage/methylation domain-containing protein — protein sequence MLRSFCSASQPLNKDEALNKDAFRATRCVGFTLIELLVVVLIIGILSAIALPQYERAIWRSRGAQLRILVQALADAQTVYFLANGKYATKFSELDINFPGENTSSGIGATSSNDSRLNNEYSQLLVNVSSSFAASSAVFTKGPYKDCAISYPHDYPETEINQKYVCGVGSTNNSCCWEIFGTSKIPISRSHGTIYYELP from the coding sequence ATGCTGAGAAGTTTTTGCTCAGCATCTCAACCGCTTAATAAGGATGAGGCCCTGAACAAAGACGCTTTCAGGGCGACACGTTGTGTCGGTTTTACTTTGATTGAACTACTGGTAGTGGTGTTAATTATCGGCATTTTGTCAGCCATTGCCTTGCCTCAATATGAAAGAGCCATTTGGAGAAGTCGAGGGGCCCAGTTACGTATTTTAGTTCAAGCATTAGCCGATGCGCAGACGGTGTATTTTTTAGCTAATGGTAAATATGCCACAAAATTTTCTGAACTAGATATTAACTTTCCTGGGGAAAATACATCAAGTGGTATTGGAGCTACTTCTTCTAATGACTCAAGATTAAATAATGAGTATAGTCAGTTATTGGTAAATGTTTCTAGTAGTTTTGCTGCATCGTCTGCGGTATTTACGAAAGGGCCATATAAGGACTGTGCTATAAGTTATCCGCATGATTACCCGGAAACAGAGATTAATCAGAAATATGTTTGTGGTGTAGGCAGTACAAATAATTCATGCTGTTGGGAAATATTTGGAACGTCCAAAATTCCCATTTCCCGTTCTCACGGGACAATATATTATGAATTGCCTTAA
- the asnS gene encoding asparagine--tRNA ligase: MSSKIRVTDVGQYVGQEITLKGWLYNKRSSGKLHFLQLRDGSGIIQCVMFKGEVSPELFDLADKLTQESSIIVTGTIREDKRSPLGFEMGVKDLQVLQLAKDYPISPKEHGPEFLMHNRHLWLRSAKQNAILKIRDEIIFAIREYLHKNGFVLADSPILTPAACEGTSTLFETDYFGEKAFLSQSGQLYGEASAMALGRTYCFGPTFRAEKSKTRRHLTEFWMVEPEVAYNDLDDNMDLAEDFIKYIVGQVLKNRAAELKVLERDTTKLQATVEKKFPRIDYTDAIEILHKKGNNTPWGGDIGGDEETLLGEDYDTPIMIHRYPTAIKAFYMKQDPKNPKVVLAVDVIGPEGAGEIIGGSQREDDYDTMVRRMKESGLDPAGYDWYLDLRKYGSVPHSGFGMGIERMVRWVCGLQHVRETIPFARMMDKIRP, translated from the coding sequence ATGTCTAGCAAAATTCGTGTTACTGATGTGGGCCAATACGTCGGCCAAGAAATTACGTTAAAAGGGTGGCTGTATAACAAACGTTCCAGTGGAAAATTGCATTTCTTGCAATTGCGCGATGGTAGCGGTATTATCCAGTGCGTTATGTTCAAAGGAGAAGTATCGCCGGAATTATTCGATTTAGCAGATAAACTCACCCAAGAATCTTCTATTATTGTCACGGGTACCATTCGCGAAGATAAACGCTCTCCGCTCGGTTTTGAAATGGGCGTGAAAGATTTGCAAGTGTTGCAACTGGCCAAAGATTATCCCATTTCCCCTAAAGAACACGGACCGGAATTTTTGATGCACAACCGCCATTTATGGTTGCGCTCTGCCAAACAAAATGCCATTTTGAAAATCCGCGATGAAATTATTTTTGCCATTCGCGAATATTTACACAAAAACGGATTTGTGCTGGCAGACTCCCCCATCTTGACGCCGGCCGCCTGTGAAGGCACGAGCACCTTGTTCGAAACCGATTATTTCGGCGAAAAGGCTTTCCTCAGCCAAAGCGGTCAACTTTACGGAGAAGCCTCTGCGATGGCCTTAGGCCGCACGTATTGTTTCGGGCCGACATTCCGCGCGGAAAAATCTAAAACTCGCCGCCATTTGACGGAATTTTGGATGGTAGAGCCGGAAGTAGCCTACAATGATTTAGACGACAATATGGATTTAGCCGAAGATTTCATTAAATATATCGTAGGACAAGTACTTAAAAACCGCGCCGCGGAACTCAAAGTATTGGAACGCGATACTACCAAATTACAAGCCACTGTGGAGAAAAAATTTCCGCGCATTGATTATACAGATGCTATTGAAATTTTGCATAAAAAAGGCAATAACACCCCGTGGGGCGGCGATATTGGCGGCGATGAAGAAACCCTGCTTGGGGAAGATTATGACACCCCCATTATGATTCACCGCTATCCTACCGCCATTAAGGCCTTCTATATGAAACAAGACCCGAAAAACCCGAAAGTGGTGCTGGCGGTAGATGTGATCGGACCGGAAGGTGCAGGCGAAATTATCGGCGGTAGCCAGCGTGAAGACGATTACGATACCATGGTGCGCCGCATGAAAGAAAGCGGCCTTGATCCTGCCGGTTATGACTGGTATTTAGATTTGCGCAAATACGGCTCTGTTCCCCATTCCGGTTTCGGTATGGGTATTGAACGTATGGTGCGCTGGGTGTGCGGTTTGCAACACGTGCGCGAAACGATTCCGTTTGCCCGCATGATGGATAAAATCAGACCGTAA
- a CDS encoding histidine--tRNA ligase gives MSKLVRGFRDIFEPQSTLFTELENCARGVLHRYGFSELRLPTVEQKELFIKSTGETTDIVQKEMYAFEDAGHRQLAIRPEGTPGVVRAYLENNFTQAAPVQKFFYIGNMFRAERPQAGRYREFEQIGAESIGNSAPAADAEMILMLKDIVSAFGAKNYSVKINSLGCDKCRPLYRQALIDFLSKEKDTLCENCQTRLEKNPLRVLDCKIDGPRFAGKVPTMQLCPECQAHFDEVQRLLKGKIDFIVDPMLVRGLDYYSRTVFEFQAGDTSQNAIAAGGRYDGLIKSMGGPMTPAVGWAMGVERVIASRAEVPVKTEKSVYMVSLGPCCNETAFNLMQDLRAAGVRTEGGLFDKNAKGQMKQANRCGAAIALILGEDELAAKQITLKDLTSGEQKQIPLENVITEVKKLV, from the coding sequence ATGAGCAAATTAGTCAGAGGTTTTAGGGACATTTTTGAGCCCCAATCTACATTATTTACCGAACTAGAAAATTGTGCCCGCGGGGTGTTGCACCGCTACGGGTTTTCGGAATTACGTTTGCCAACGGTAGAGCAAAAGGAACTTTTTATTAAATCTACCGGCGAAACGACCGATATTGTACAAAAAGAAATGTACGCTTTTGAAGATGCCGGCCACCGACAGTTGGCCATTCGTCCGGAAGGTACTCCGGGTGTGGTGCGTGCGTATTTAGAAAATAATTTTACACAAGCCGCTCCCGTACAGAAATTTTTCTATATAGGAAATATGTTCCGCGCGGAACGTCCGCAAGCAGGCCGCTACCGCGAGTTTGAACAAATCGGTGCCGAATCTATCGGCAATTCCGCTCCAGCGGCAGATGCCGAAATGATTTTGATGCTCAAAGACATTGTGTCGGCTTTCGGAGCCAAAAATTATTCCGTTAAAATTAACAGTTTGGGGTGCGATAAGTGTCGTCCGCTCTATCGTCAAGCATTGATTGATTTCTTATCTAAAGAAAAAGACACTTTGTGCGAAAATTGTCAGACACGCCTTGAGAAAAATCCGTTGCGTGTACTCGATTGCAAAATTGACGGACCGCGTTTTGCCGGTAAAGTACCGACGATGCAACTTTGCCCGGAATGTCAGGCACACTTTGACGAAGTACAACGCTTGCTGAAGGGAAAAATTGATTTTATCGTGGACCCGATGCTCGTGCGCGGACTGGATTATTACAGCCGCACCGTATTTGAATTTCAAGCGGGCGATACGTCACAAAATGCGATTGCCGCGGGTGGTCGCTACGACGGACTCATTAAAAGTATGGGCGGTCCTATGACGCCGGCAGTGGGTTGGGCCATGGGCGTAGAGCGCGTGATTGCTTCCCGCGCGGAAGTGCCCGTTAAAACTGAAAAAAGTGTGTATATGGTCTCTTTGGGGCCTTGCTGTAATGAAACTGCTTTCAATTTGATGCAAGACTTGCGTGCGGCCGGCGTGCGCACGGAAGGTGGTTTGTTTGACAAAAATGCCAAGGGGCAAATGAAACAAGCCAATCGCTGTGGTGCGGCGATTGCCCTGATTTTAGGGGAAGATGAACTGGCCGCTAAACAAATTACACTCAAAGATTTAACAAGCGGAGAGCAAAAACAAATTCCGCTTGAAAACGTTATTACCGAGGTAAAAAAATTAGTATGA